The nucleotide window GGAGCTTCTCCAGATAAAGAAGCCTTAATTCTCTCAACAGTGCAAGCAATAAGGTTGTTAACAGTGGCAACAGAACCAAGAGACAGCTTGGCGGTTGGAACGGAATCAACCAGTATTTGAAACGCAACAGTTAAGAGAGAACCACCATGTCCACCGGCTTCGCTGCCTCCGTCCGGCGTTGTCCCGTCCGGAAGAATAGCGAAGCCAGAAGGAAGAAGCGCCACATAGTCAGGATCTCCTCCATTCAGAACCACATTCATGGCAACAATGTCCACTGGGGCATAGATCACAAATGACCCAGTTGAATCCGTGCAACTCTCTTGCAATATCAACATGTTACTCTGGCTTGAATTCGCACTCtgaaacaaagaaaagcatttttcaatatatatatactaaataaagTAAATTGTAGGTCAAAGTACGTAACATACGTTGACTCGAAGGAGAGAGACACAATTTCCAGTATCTCTTCCATTAGCAATATGTGCCATTTCTTGAACAACTCCACCATTGGAAAGGATGTCCCACTGTTTGATTTTTCCAAAGCTAGTTAGACATACAtgaagagtagaagaaagatTTTAACTGAATTTGATAGTTAAAAACGGTGACCTCGCTTCTGGAATTCTCGTCACGGAGGAATTCAAAGACCCTTTTAGGAGGTACTGGGAGCCAGAAAGAAGTAGCAGCACTGAGAACAATGCCAGGTGGCCTTCCAGGGTCATCCACACTCTTACGTGTCATGACTCTGACGTCATCCGCACCCGTTCCAGAAAGCGTTGTCCACGTGTGCGCCGTTGAAGCACTCACTCCAGCACAAAAGCTTATCACCATTCTCTCCGCCAGTTTCAGCATGCTCTTCCTCCCTTCTTGATTTGTTATCACTGTTAGttctcaaaaaaataaagaaaaaaaggaagttATTTATTAATAGTAGATGTAGGCTTAattattgtaattaattatttgcgTACCTCCAACATCAACGGTGGGAATGTTAGTTGCCATGGCACTAGCGAGCCTTTCACACTGGCGATCCAAGGTTGCAATCCAGCGTTTGGCACCGAAGGCGTGACCAGAGCTAACAAGCTGCTTATAGAGACTATGAACGCCTCTGTCATCAACTTCAACGTGCTCAACCCATATGACCTTGGAGTAGCCGTTGGGCATTTCTTGAATCAAGCAACCAGAAGGCCTTCTCCTGCACCTGGCCGAAGGACTAGGCCGCAAATTGTCCAACGACACGTCCACCACTGCCCACGTGCCGTCCGCGTGCTGCTTACAATACCTTACGAAATAGCTCTCTCTTGTTGGCACCAGCGGCGAAGGCACTTGTAACTCCGCCGTCATCTGCATCAGTACATATTAATTAACAATATGCATTCATGCTCCTCTCAATCCATGTATATATACACATACCACTTGCAAGGCACCGTTATAGTTTCCTGCTACCCCTGTTGATAGAACTTCTAGAGTCACCGCTCTTGAAACTATTCCAGAGAAAACTGTCGACCATTGGTTCTGatcaaacaaaaacaaatattttttttattatcatgcATCTTGACAGAAATCTCAACATGCAATTGATTAGTATTATTACCACATCCATGAGAATCTCAACAAGGTTAACATGGTTCATGATGACAACAGCGGTTTCTCGTGAAGCCTCACATTTGAATCCATTAGGTTTGGGTCCAATTCCACGGGGGAAAGATCTGACATATTCATCCTCGTTAAGCACAGTGGTGGCACCATCAAGTGTGGTCAACCAAAGAGGCTCACCCATCTGTGCCATCCCAATCAGCTCCTCCATGGCCGCTACGGCCAGCTCTATTATCATTGGCTTGTCTGCTTCAGTGGGCCCACTTATTGGCCTCAGAAGATCTCCGGCTCCACCTCCTCCGTACATGTCGCCACCACCCATGCCCGCTTGCCCACCGAAACCACCAATGCCGAGTTCTAGCGGACGTGCTGGAACTGAGGATGATGAAAGGAGTGGGTAGTTCACCACTGGCTTCCCCACGTACTTTGCAGCAATGGCAGAAATCCGATCAATCTGAACATCAAAAGTAACAAACACAAATTAAACACTTCAAGTCTCATCAACTTCAACTACATATATTCTTGAATCTAGGGTTTGTCGGATAGAGGGGGAAATGTTGTTTTGTTACCAATATATACTGTCATTGCAAGTGTTTAAAATTACTAacaatttatttagtttaaagTGTAAACTTACATGCAATTATGTACAGTTGTATTCATCTAAGATTGATAAGTAAAAAATActgttagataatttaatatgttCTTTTAACCATTCTAAACGAGTTTATAACTTTGTGCTTGTGGCTAGTGTAGTATATATTTAGAGCAAGGCACTTATTCCCGTGTCAGACTAATTTAACACGATAAATTAGTGGGAAACTGTTGGTTTCAACTTTGATTACACGTTTTTCACAGTTATTATTTGGCAAATAGTAAGTAGCAAGAAACAGAGAGAGAAGATTGTTATTGTTGGTAAGGTGCATATTGTATGTAGTATACCTCTTCCCTTAGCCTGGCATTTTCAAGCCTCAAGTGATGCTCATCAAAAGACATTTCTCCAATGGCGGTTGGTCCACCACAGTTGGGGCAAGAGGCATTGCTAAGAGCCTCCCTATACCTCATGTTATCCGCTCTCAGCTTCTCGTTCTCTGTCCTTAGCTGCGTGTTCTCGTGCCTCTCATGTTGCGTCTGCACGGATATTAACATGTATATTTATTTGCGTGTCTTTACCCAACAGTTTAAGCTTTTGAAAGAAAGTGCGTGGTTAGTGGTTACCTTCATTTGAGTGCGCTTGTTCTGGAACCAAAACTTCACTTGCAATGGCTCTAACCCTAACTCACGGCTCAGTTCCTTCCTTTGCTTGTCATCTGGGTGCGGACACTCCTTAAAGAATCTAAAggaaccaaaataaataaataaatccaaaaatgtgaatataAAATTGATTATCGTTTATAGCTGCTTACGCTTCCATTTCCTGGATCTGGTGCTGGGTGTGGCGGTGGTAACGCTTCTTCTTGTTAGGGCGGGGGTCTTGGTCCTCGCCGGAGGCGCCACCTTCTTGGTTCTCGCTGCCGGACTTGGTGGCGCTGTCGAACTCGTCCTCTCGGATTCTAGGGACGTCGCTCTCCGGCGTGTTCTGACCCATCTCGAGGCCGTGGTGGTGCAATTGACCACCTTCCATCATGTTGGCTTGAAACATATCCATGGATCTTTGGTGATGTGTCTCCGAACCCTTGTTGTGGTTCTCAATCTAACATCAACAGAATACGAGGTTTATAGTACAAGTACACTAAgtcattattcttttattaatttcttttttaatgttactatttttctttatctaTTTTGTTAGTGTTGAAAAATGGTGAAAAAGGGTTTATGTTTGTGCTGAAAACTTGGGTGGTGAGTGGGGTTTGACTAGAGTACTAGATTTATGTTTTTGAGGTAAGCAACTGAGCTTCCAAACAGTGAAAATCGAAAAGGATAACGCGCTTTACGAATATCGAGAAGGATGTTTATTTTCCAActggtaaaaaaattaaaaaagaaaataaaatggcgcTGTAGAGACTGTGATGAATCCAGACATAATAGATAGACAAGTAGCTAGTCAAATTAGCATCAAATATGGGaaacaagaacaagaaaaattgttgcgaaaattttgaataaggatgttgaaattaataattaagcgactaattaattaatttaatggaaaagtctaggggaccagcagttttgttgaattttggccagcatataatcagcagaggaaggtgagccattggatgaaatctcacaccaatctcacaccatcaaatcatcattgatggctaattgatggctaacaatcacaaaaattgctggcccctagcattgctcttaattaattaattaattaaattaaatttaaaagtgaAGCGCACCAATTAATTAACCTGGCCAAGAGAGAGTCCAGAGGAAGACGAAGATCCAAACCCACCCCCAAGGCTGTTTCCATTGTTGGTCCTTCCGATCATCGATGACATCATGTTTCTCGCCGGAATCATAATACCGGCTGGCATATTTCTCCACAACCCCCAAAACAacacacaacaacaataataatagtaataacaaCTTTGTTATTGGGTTCGAGAGTTAGATTTTCTTAGACCCTTTTACTAATTCGATGAATTCGGCTTCCGATCCAAGTTTGGatcctttaatttctctttagaTTCTAGCAGCTGGTACGGCGGTGTGGCAAGGCTAATGTGCGTACGTCACTACAGATAAAAATGAAGTTAACATAATAACATATTAACATGTATAACATATACTATATAATAATAAGCAACgtgatcaaataaaataaaatttaggcaAATTAGAAAACGTTGACGTATTAATTAAGGGCTTCttattatactattttttcaGAGTGAGAGAATTATGTGTAAGGAAGAAAAATTAATGATAGTAGAGGAGGGTTGGACTAAAATTTTTTCTGAGTGTTTCTAAGGATTTCCGAAAGAAATGTGATGTAATATATGACATATATATAAGTGACTGAAAATGCAGAGAAGAAAAGTGTACTATTGTTGACAATTTTCTGAAACTACAAAAATCAACTCGCAAAGGATCATATCAGGATATGAAAATAcagtaataatttatttttgtttaagaaaacaagaaaaaaaaaggggggaataTATAAGGCCAACGAAGATCtagggaaaaaaaattaaaaaaatccaacgATAGTTCTTGCTTTCCTTTATATTTAAGCAAACCACCGTTTCCTTTTCACATTCTAGCAACCCTAGCTATATATGCAAGAGTGAAACCAACtcactcaaaaataaaaaaataaaaaaaaaatcaaaaggaagATTTCAAAGACAGCAGCACCGATTTggttttgaagaaaaaataataatgaatgaTCTGAAACTCTCACTTACCAGTGAGGTGTGGTAGTTGCTGGGGAAGCTAGAGCTATATATGTATAATAAGAAGATAAAGGCAGTTAATTTAGATCTGCTTTTGGGGTATAAGCAGAAGCTTGTTGCCTTAAAAGGGAGCCTTTTGAGGGATAACAAAGGTTGTTTTGAGGAGAGTTATGGAAAAGGGTTGGTTATAGGGTAAGCAGTGAAGAAAGGTTGAAGgtaggaaaaagaagaagaagaaaaaaaaagatgatgttCACATggaggaaggagaagagagaaagagtgaGGACAAAGGAATTGAATTGAAGGATGGAAgaaagagaggagaaagaggggGATGGAGAAAAATGTGGCAGCGATGAGTTATTGCTGAGCGTATTGAGATGGTGCAATTGCATTAAATGGTGGTGCCAAAGAGGTGTGTAGTAATTTGCTAGTGACTAGTGAGAGAAagtgaaagagagagagagagagaacccatatttattttttttattttttttatttttatgtatttgggCATTGGGAGAGAGTTGATAGAGCAACCAATGACGGCtactaaattaaactaaataaatttaacAGGTCATTAATATTTacatatgtataattttttgtgtttctatttacacatatttctcttttttcttttcgttatttttctcttttgttattaacGTCATCAACAtcaccacctcctcctcctctttctccttctttttttattggaattttttctcttttttcattttccttcttctcc belongs to Arachis duranensis cultivar V14167 chromosome 8, aradu.V14167.gnm2.J7QH, whole genome shotgun sequence and includes:
- the LOC127741161 gene encoding homeobox-leucine zipper protein HDG2-like isoform X2; this encodes MDMFQANMMEGGQLHHHGLEMGQNTPESDVPRIREDEFDSATKSGSENQEGGASGEDQDPRPNKKKRYHRHTQHQIQEMEAFFKECPHPDDKQRKELSRELGLEPLQVKFWFQNKRTQMKTQHERHENTQLRTENEKLRADNMRYREALSNASCPNCGGPTAIGEMSFDEHHLRLENARLREEIDRISAIAAKYVGKPVVNYPLLSSSSVPARPLELGIGGFGGQAGMGGGDMYGGGGAGDLLRPISGPTEADKPMIIELAVAAMEELIGMAQMGEPLWLTTLDGATTVLNEDEYVRSFPRGIGPKPNGFKCEASRETAVVIMNHVNLVEILMDVNQWSTVFSGIVSRAVTLEVLSTGVAGNYNGALQVMTAELQVPSPLVPTRESYFVRYCKQHADGTWAVVDVSLDNLRPSPSARCRRRPSGCLIQEMPNGYSKVIWVEHVEVDDRGVHSLYKQLVSSGHAFGAKRWIATLDRQCERLASAMATNIPTVDVGVITNQEGRKSMLKLAERMVISFCAGVSASTAHTWTTLSGTGADDVRVMTRKSVDDPGRPPGIVLSAATSFWLPVPPKRVFEFLRDENSRSEWDILSNGGVVQEMAHIANGRDTGNCVSLLRVNSANSSQSNMLILQESCTDSTGSFVIYAPVDIVAMNVVLNGGDPDYVALLPSGFAILPDGTTPDGGSEAGGHGGSLLTVAFQILVDSVPTAKLSLGSVATVNNLIACTVERIKASLSGEAPS
- the LOC127741161 gene encoding homeobox-leucine zipper protein HDG2-like isoform X1; the protein is MPAGIMIPARNMMSSMIGRTNNGNSLGGGFGSSSSSGLSLGQIENHNKGSETHHQRSMDMFQANMMEGGQLHHHGLEMGQNTPESDVPRIREDEFDSATKSGSENQEGGASGEDQDPRPNKKKRYHRHTQHQIQEMEAFFKECPHPDDKQRKELSRELGLEPLQVKFWFQNKRTQMKTQHERHENTQLRTENEKLRADNMRYREALSNASCPNCGGPTAIGEMSFDEHHLRLENARLREEIDRISAIAAKYVGKPVVNYPLLSSSSVPARPLELGIGGFGGQAGMGGGDMYGGGGAGDLLRPISGPTEADKPMIIELAVAAMEELIGMAQMGEPLWLTTLDGATTVLNEDEYVRSFPRGIGPKPNGFKCEASRETAVVIMNHVNLVEILMDVNQWSTVFSGIVSRAVTLEVLSTGVAGNYNGALQVMTAELQVPSPLVPTRESYFVRYCKQHADGTWAVVDVSLDNLRPSPSARCRRRPSGCLIQEMPNGYSKVIWVEHVEVDDRGVHSLYKQLVSSGHAFGAKRWIATLDRQCERLASAMATNIPTVDVGVITNQEGRKSMLKLAERMVISFCAGVSASTAHTWTTLSGTGADDVRVMTRKSVDDPGRPPGIVLSAATSFWLPVPPKRVFEFLRDENSRSEWDILSNGGVVQEMAHIANGRDTGNCVSLLRVNSANSSQSNMLILQESCTDSTGSFVIYAPVDIVAMNVVLNGGDPDYVALLPSGFAILPDGTTPDGGSEAGGHGGSLLTVAFQILVDSVPTAKLSLGSVATVNNLIACTVERIKASLSGEAPS